A single region of the Xiphophorus maculatus strain JP 163 A chromosome 3, X_maculatus-5.0-male, whole genome shotgun sequence genome encodes:
- the smarcc1 gene encoding SWI/SNF complex subunit SMARCC1 isoform X1 produces the protein MATSATAAGGTGSGGGAAGLVGGGTAVARKKDGGPSTKFWESSETISQLETVRLWIGKHYKKHVQNDSPSSKSLAGLVVQLLQFQEDAFGRRVNNPPLTKLPAKCFLDFKAGGTLCHILGSVYKYKSEQGWRRFDLQNPSRMDRNVEMFLNVEKHLVQNNCLTRPLVYLSPEIEQKQVSKLKDIIKRHQGSVTDDKSKATHHIHPSLTQQEDEEWLRPVMRKDKQVLVHWGFYPDSYDTWVSAGEVDGDVEDPPSSEKPWKVHAKWVLDTDAFNEWMNEEDYELDENKKPVSFRQKIFPKEEESSRTPDRKERKANSAGKKRRRSPSPPSTPAESRKKGGKKGNPGPHWKRRGHRGEEEDTEEDMTKDMDDSSAGASMEDGVSKNANSKKDSENTPVKGGNMADLDDMEDDSVLSGGKDDDEQGKGEVNRMDAGEDNVTEQTHHIIIPSYAAWFDYNSIHEIERRALPEFFNGKNKSKTPEIYLAYRNFMIDTYRLNPQEYLTSTSCRRNLTGDVCAIMRVHAFLEQWGLVNYQVDAESRPLPMGPPPTPHFTVLADTPSGLIPLNHRPPPIPPPQPMPNFADKSKDKAIDLQNFGLRPDLYKKNAKQGKGGGTTREWTEQETLLLLEALEMFKDDWNKVSEHVGSRTQDECILHFLRLPIEDPYLESTETSLGPLAYQPIPFSQSGNPVMSTVAFLASVVDPRVASAAAKAALEEFSRVREEVPAELVEAHVKKVQEAARSTGKVDPTFGLESSGIAGTAPEEPEKTETAEPEKMETDSDSQQADKAEMKDEAEKPSESAEKSDKTESTEKVKKEGAEGSEHEQEKEEEGETKTASADKDKDETMDTSSSDQEKEKEEKTATEEGEEKQKKLEHDIGEGNIATAAAAALASAATKAKHLAAVEERKIKSLVALLVETQMKKLEIKLRHFEELETIMDREKEALELQRQQLLTERQAFHMEQLKYAEMKARQQMEQQAAAAAAAAAQAQGQGSGPGPHPGPPPHGMHHGGPPPHHGGPPTAHHGGPPPHHGGPPPHHGGPPPGAAMHPGFPPMGHHPMAPHHPGQTGPMEPGQPMPGRMLSAPPSAGPPPGGMPPMMPPRHPGAPNGMYPGPPPAQPEAIPPAPVAPPAPPSGRVSDN, from the exons ATGGCGACGTCGGCGACAGCAGCAGGCGGGACGGGCTCAGGCGGAGGAGCGGCGGGTCTGGTCGGCGGCGGAACGGCGGTAGCCCGAAAGAAAGACGGCGGTCCTTCTACGAAATTTTGGGAAAGTTCGGAAACGATTTCTCAGCTTGAGACGGTGCGACTTTGGATCGGAAAGCACTACAAGAAG CATGTCCAGAATGACTCTCCATCCAGTAAGTCCCTGGCTGGCCTGGTGGTCCAACTGCTTCAGTTTCAAGAGGATGCGTTTGGACGCAGGGTCAACAATCCTCCTCTTACCAAGCTACCT GCCAAATGTTTCCTTGATTTCAAGGCAGGAGGAACTCTCTGTCACATCTTGGGATCAGTATACAAGTATAAAAGTGAGCAGGGCTG GAGGAGATTTGACCTGCAAAATCCGTCTCGGATGGACCGGAATGTGGAAATGTTcctaaatgttgaaaaacaccTGGTCCAG AATAACTGCCTGACACGGCCCCTCGTCTACCTGTCGCCAGAAATTGAACAGAAGCAGGTCAGCAAACTCAAAGACATCATCAAGAGGCACCAG GGTTCAGTCACTGATGACAAGTCAAAGGCAACTCATCACATTCACCCATCTTTGACACAGCAGGAAGACG aGGAGTGGCTGCGTCCGGTCATGAGGAAGGACAAGCAGGTCCTTGTTCACTGGGGCTTCTACCCAGACAG TTATGACACCTGGGTATCCGCTGGTGAGGTGGATGGTGATGTGGAAGATCCTCCCAGCTCTGAGAAACCCTGGAAG GTTCATGCCAAGTGGGTTTTAGACACAGATGCCTTCAATGAGTGGATGAATGAGGAAGACTATGAGCTGGACGAAAACAAAAAGCCTGTCAGCTTCCGACAGAAAATCTTCCCCAAAGAGGAGGAG TCTTCCCGTACACCCGATCGCAAGGAGCGCAAGGCAAACTCTGCTGGCAAGAAGAGGAGACGCTCGCCCTCGCCGCCCAGCACTCCAGCCGAGTCCcgaaaaaaaggaggaaagaaggg GAACCCAGGGCCTCACTGGAAGCGACGGGGacacagaggagaggaagaggacacTGAGGAGGACATGACGAAGGACATGGATGATTCCTCTGCCGGCGCCAGCATGGAGGATGGTGTGTCCAAGAATG CTAATTCAAAAAAAGACAGTGAAAATACTCCAGTCAAGGGAGGGAATATGGCAGATTTGG ATGACATGGAGGATGATTCGGTGCTGTCCGGTGGAAAG GATGATGATGAACAAGGCAAAGGAGAAGTCAATCGGATGGATGCTGGAGAGGACAATGTAACTGAACAGACTCATCATATCATCATTCCCAGTTATGCTGCCTGGTTCGACTACAACAG CATCCATGAGATTGAGAGGAGAGCTCTTCCAGAGTTCTTTAATGGGAAGAACAAATCCAAAACTCCAGAAAT ATACCTGGCCTATCGTAACTTCATGATTGACACTTATCGGCTGAACCCTCAAGAGTACCTGACCTCCACTTCCTGTCGCAGAAACCTGACTGGGGACGTCTGTGCCATCATGAG GGTTCATGCATTCCTGGAGCAGTGGGGTTTGGTAAATTACCAGGTGGATGCTGAGAGTCGGCCGTTACCCATGGGCCCCCCTCCCACGCCCCACTTCACTGTGCTGGCTGACACTCCCTCTGGCCTCATTCCCCTCAACCACCGGCCTCCACCT ATTCCTCCTCCTCAGCCAATGCCCAACTTTGCAGATAAGTCCAAAGACAAAGCAATTGACTTGCAGAACTTTGGCCTCCGCCCTGACCTCTACAAGAAAAACGCCAAA CAGGGAAAGGGAGGCGGTACCACCAGAGAATGGACTGAGCAAGAGACTCTACTACTGCTTGAG GCCCTGGAAATGTTTAAAGACGACTGGAACAAAGTGTCGGAGCATGTTGGTTCACGCACCCAAGATGAATGTATCCTGCACTTCCTGCGGCTGCCCATTGAAGATCCTTACCTCGAGAGCACAGAAACGTCTCTGGGTCCTCTGGCCTACCAGCCCATTCCCTTCAGCCAGTCTGGAAACCCAGTAATGAGCACAGTCGCCTTCCTGGCCTCTGTGGTGGATCCCAGAGTGGCATCTGCTGCAGCCAAGGCAGCTTTAG AGGAGTTTTCTCGCGTGCGTGAGGAAGTTCCTGCTGAGTTGGTGGAAGCTCACGTCAAGAAGGTCCAGGAGGCAGCAAGGAGCACCGGCAAGGTGGACCCCACCTTCGGCCTGGAGAGCAGCGGCATCGCAGGAACCGCACCAGAGGAGCCCGAAAAAACAG AAACCGCAGAACCAGAAAAGATGGAAACAGATTCGGACTCCCAACAGGCTGATAAG gctgAGATGAAGGACGAGGCGGAAAAGCCCAGTGAGTCGGCAGAGAAAAGCGACAAGACGGAGAGCACGGAAAAGGTGAAGAAGGAGGGAGCAGAGGGATCAGAGCATGAacaggagaaggaggaagaaggagAGACCAAAACAGCTTCAGCAG ATAAAGATAAGGATGAAACTATGGACACCTCATCTTCAGATcaagagaaggaaaaagagGAGAAGACAGCTACCgaggagggagaggaaaagcagaagaagTTGGAGCATGACATTGGAGAGGGAAACATCGCTACAGCGGCCGCTGCTGCTCTCGCTTCTGCAGCCACCAAAGCCAAG CACTTGGCAGCAGTTGAAGAAAGGAAAATTAAGTCCCTGGTTGCTCTGCTGGTGGAAACCCAGATGAAGAAGTTGGAAATCAAGCTGAGGCACTTCGAAGAGCTAGAGACCATCATGGACCGCGAAAAGGAAGCT CTGGAGCTTCAGCGGCAGCAGCTCCTCACCGAGCGCCAGGCGTTCCACATGGAGCAGCTAAAATACGCTGAGATGAAGGCCAGACAACAGATGGAGCAGCaagccgccgccgctgctgctgcagccgccCAGGCTCAAGGTCAGGGCTCTGGACCTGGACCCCACCCCGGTCCCCCTCCACACGGTATGCATCACGGCGGACCCCCGCCCCACCACGGCGGCCCTCCTACTGCTCACCATGGAGGACCACCGCCCCACCACGGCGGGCCTCCTCCCCACCATGGAGGACCGCCACCAGGTGCTGCAATGCATCCTGGGTTCCCTCCAATGGGCCACCATCCCATGGCCCCCCACCACCCAGGAcagacag GACCGATGGAACCGGGTCAGCCCATGCCGGGACGGATGCTGTCCGCTCCGCCTTCTGCCGGACCGCCACCAGGGGGCATGCCTCCCATGATGCCCCCACGTCACCCTGGAGCCCCCAATGGCATGT ATCCTGGCCCCCCACCTGCACAACCAGAGGCGATTCCTCCAGCTCCTGTGGCTCCTCCAGCGCCCCCAAGTGGCCGGGTGTCTGATAATTAA
- the smarcc1 gene encoding SWI/SNF complex subunit SMARCC1 isoform X2: MATSATAAGGTGSGGGAAGLVGGGTAVARKKDGGPSTKFWESSETISQLETVRLWIGKHYKKHVQNDSPSSKSLAGLVVQLLQFQEDAFGRRVNNPPLTKLPAKCFLDFKAGGTLCHILGSVYKYKSEQGWRRFDLQNPSRMDRNVEMFLNVEKHLVQNNCLTRPLVYLSPEIEQKQVSKLKDIIKRHQGSVTDDKSKATHHIHPSLTQQEDEEWLRPVMRKDKQVLVHWGFYPDSYDTWVSAGEVDGDVEDPPSSEKPWKVHAKWVLDTDAFNEWMNEEDYELDENKKPVSFRQKIFPKEEEERKANSAGKKRRRSPSPPSTPAESRKKGGKKGNPGPHWKRRGHRGEEEDTEEDMTKDMDDSSAGASMEDGVSKNANSKKDSENTPVKGGNMADLDDMEDDSVLSGGKDDDEQGKGEVNRMDAGEDNVTEQTHHIIIPSYAAWFDYNSIHEIERRALPEFFNGKNKSKTPEIYLAYRNFMIDTYRLNPQEYLTSTSCRRNLTGDVCAIMRVHAFLEQWGLVNYQVDAESRPLPMGPPPTPHFTVLADTPSGLIPLNHRPPPIPPPQPMPNFADKSKDKAIDLQNFGLRPDLYKKNAKQGKGGGTTREWTEQETLLLLEALEMFKDDWNKVSEHVGSRTQDECILHFLRLPIEDPYLESTETSLGPLAYQPIPFSQSGNPVMSTVAFLASVVDPRVASAAAKAALEEFSRVREEVPAELVEAHVKKVQEAARSTGKVDPTFGLESSGIAGTAPEEPEKTETAEPEKMETDSDSQQADKAEMKDEAEKPSESAEKSDKTESTEKVKKEGAEGSEHEQEKEEEGETKTASADKDKDETMDTSSSDQEKEKEEKTATEEGEEKQKKLEHDIGEGNIATAAAAALASAATKAKHLAAVEERKIKSLVALLVETQMKKLEIKLRHFEELETIMDREKEALELQRQQLLTERQAFHMEQLKYAEMKARQQMEQQAAAAAAAAAQAQGQGSGPGPHPGPPPHGMHHGGPPPHHGGPPTAHHGGPPPHHGGPPPHHGGPPPGAAMHPGFPPMGHHPMAPHHPGQTGPMEPGQPMPGRMLSAPPSAGPPPGGMPPMMPPRHPGAPNGMYPGPPPAQPEAIPPAPVAPPAPPSGRVSDN, translated from the exons ATGGCGACGTCGGCGACAGCAGCAGGCGGGACGGGCTCAGGCGGAGGAGCGGCGGGTCTGGTCGGCGGCGGAACGGCGGTAGCCCGAAAGAAAGACGGCGGTCCTTCTACGAAATTTTGGGAAAGTTCGGAAACGATTTCTCAGCTTGAGACGGTGCGACTTTGGATCGGAAAGCACTACAAGAAG CATGTCCAGAATGACTCTCCATCCAGTAAGTCCCTGGCTGGCCTGGTGGTCCAACTGCTTCAGTTTCAAGAGGATGCGTTTGGACGCAGGGTCAACAATCCTCCTCTTACCAAGCTACCT GCCAAATGTTTCCTTGATTTCAAGGCAGGAGGAACTCTCTGTCACATCTTGGGATCAGTATACAAGTATAAAAGTGAGCAGGGCTG GAGGAGATTTGACCTGCAAAATCCGTCTCGGATGGACCGGAATGTGGAAATGTTcctaaatgttgaaaaacaccTGGTCCAG AATAACTGCCTGACACGGCCCCTCGTCTACCTGTCGCCAGAAATTGAACAGAAGCAGGTCAGCAAACTCAAAGACATCATCAAGAGGCACCAG GGTTCAGTCACTGATGACAAGTCAAAGGCAACTCATCACATTCACCCATCTTTGACACAGCAGGAAGACG aGGAGTGGCTGCGTCCGGTCATGAGGAAGGACAAGCAGGTCCTTGTTCACTGGGGCTTCTACCCAGACAG TTATGACACCTGGGTATCCGCTGGTGAGGTGGATGGTGATGTGGAAGATCCTCCCAGCTCTGAGAAACCCTGGAAG GTTCATGCCAAGTGGGTTTTAGACACAGATGCCTTCAATGAGTGGATGAATGAGGAAGACTATGAGCTGGACGAAAACAAAAAGCCTGTCAGCTTCCGACAGAAAATCTTCCCCAAAGAGGAGGAG GAGCGCAAGGCAAACTCTGCTGGCAAGAAGAGGAGACGCTCGCCCTCGCCGCCCAGCACTCCAGCCGAGTCCcgaaaaaaaggaggaaagaaggg GAACCCAGGGCCTCACTGGAAGCGACGGGGacacagaggagaggaagaggacacTGAGGAGGACATGACGAAGGACATGGATGATTCCTCTGCCGGCGCCAGCATGGAGGATGGTGTGTCCAAGAATG CTAATTCAAAAAAAGACAGTGAAAATACTCCAGTCAAGGGAGGGAATATGGCAGATTTGG ATGACATGGAGGATGATTCGGTGCTGTCCGGTGGAAAG GATGATGATGAACAAGGCAAAGGAGAAGTCAATCGGATGGATGCTGGAGAGGACAATGTAACTGAACAGACTCATCATATCATCATTCCCAGTTATGCTGCCTGGTTCGACTACAACAG CATCCATGAGATTGAGAGGAGAGCTCTTCCAGAGTTCTTTAATGGGAAGAACAAATCCAAAACTCCAGAAAT ATACCTGGCCTATCGTAACTTCATGATTGACACTTATCGGCTGAACCCTCAAGAGTACCTGACCTCCACTTCCTGTCGCAGAAACCTGACTGGGGACGTCTGTGCCATCATGAG GGTTCATGCATTCCTGGAGCAGTGGGGTTTGGTAAATTACCAGGTGGATGCTGAGAGTCGGCCGTTACCCATGGGCCCCCCTCCCACGCCCCACTTCACTGTGCTGGCTGACACTCCCTCTGGCCTCATTCCCCTCAACCACCGGCCTCCACCT ATTCCTCCTCCTCAGCCAATGCCCAACTTTGCAGATAAGTCCAAAGACAAAGCAATTGACTTGCAGAACTTTGGCCTCCGCCCTGACCTCTACAAGAAAAACGCCAAA CAGGGAAAGGGAGGCGGTACCACCAGAGAATGGACTGAGCAAGAGACTCTACTACTGCTTGAG GCCCTGGAAATGTTTAAAGACGACTGGAACAAAGTGTCGGAGCATGTTGGTTCACGCACCCAAGATGAATGTATCCTGCACTTCCTGCGGCTGCCCATTGAAGATCCTTACCTCGAGAGCACAGAAACGTCTCTGGGTCCTCTGGCCTACCAGCCCATTCCCTTCAGCCAGTCTGGAAACCCAGTAATGAGCACAGTCGCCTTCCTGGCCTCTGTGGTGGATCCCAGAGTGGCATCTGCTGCAGCCAAGGCAGCTTTAG AGGAGTTTTCTCGCGTGCGTGAGGAAGTTCCTGCTGAGTTGGTGGAAGCTCACGTCAAGAAGGTCCAGGAGGCAGCAAGGAGCACCGGCAAGGTGGACCCCACCTTCGGCCTGGAGAGCAGCGGCATCGCAGGAACCGCACCAGAGGAGCCCGAAAAAACAG AAACCGCAGAACCAGAAAAGATGGAAACAGATTCGGACTCCCAACAGGCTGATAAG gctgAGATGAAGGACGAGGCGGAAAAGCCCAGTGAGTCGGCAGAGAAAAGCGACAAGACGGAGAGCACGGAAAAGGTGAAGAAGGAGGGAGCAGAGGGATCAGAGCATGAacaggagaaggaggaagaaggagAGACCAAAACAGCTTCAGCAG ATAAAGATAAGGATGAAACTATGGACACCTCATCTTCAGATcaagagaaggaaaaagagGAGAAGACAGCTACCgaggagggagaggaaaagcagaagaagTTGGAGCATGACATTGGAGAGGGAAACATCGCTACAGCGGCCGCTGCTGCTCTCGCTTCTGCAGCCACCAAAGCCAAG CACTTGGCAGCAGTTGAAGAAAGGAAAATTAAGTCCCTGGTTGCTCTGCTGGTGGAAACCCAGATGAAGAAGTTGGAAATCAAGCTGAGGCACTTCGAAGAGCTAGAGACCATCATGGACCGCGAAAAGGAAGCT CTGGAGCTTCAGCGGCAGCAGCTCCTCACCGAGCGCCAGGCGTTCCACATGGAGCAGCTAAAATACGCTGAGATGAAGGCCAGACAACAGATGGAGCAGCaagccgccgccgctgctgctgcagccgccCAGGCTCAAGGTCAGGGCTCTGGACCTGGACCCCACCCCGGTCCCCCTCCACACGGTATGCATCACGGCGGACCCCCGCCCCACCACGGCGGCCCTCCTACTGCTCACCATGGAGGACCACCGCCCCACCACGGCGGGCCTCCTCCCCACCATGGAGGACCGCCACCAGGTGCTGCAATGCATCCTGGGTTCCCTCCAATGGGCCACCATCCCATGGCCCCCCACCACCCAGGAcagacag GACCGATGGAACCGGGTCAGCCCATGCCGGGACGGATGCTGTCCGCTCCGCCTTCTGCCGGACCGCCACCAGGGGGCATGCCTCCCATGATGCCCCCACGTCACCCTGGAGCCCCCAATGGCATGT ATCCTGGCCCCCCACCTGCACAACCAGAGGCGATTCCTCCAGCTCCTGTGGCTCCTCCAGCGCCCCCAAGTGGCCGGGTGTCTGATAATTAA
- the smarcc1 gene encoding SWI/SNF complex subunit SMARCC1 isoform X3, with protein sequence MATSATAAGGTGSGGGAAGLVGGGTAVARKKDGGPSTKFWESSETISQLETVRLWIGKHYKKHVQNDSPSSKSLAGLVVQLLQFQEDAFGRRVNNPPLTKLPAKCFLDFKAGGTLCHILGSVYKYKSEQGWRRFDLQNPSRMDRNVEMFLNVEKHLVQNNCLTRPLVYLSPEIEQKQVSKLKDIIKRHQGSVTDDKSKATHHIHPSLTQQEDEEWLRPVMRKDKQVLVHWGFYPDSYDTWVSAGEVDGDVEDPPSSEKPWKVHAKWVLDTDAFNEWMNEEDYELDENKKPVSFRQKIFPKEEESSRTPDRKERKANSAGKKRRRSPSPPSTPAESRKKGGKKGNPGPHWKRRGHRGEEEDTEEDMTKDMDDSSAGASMEDGVSKNDDMEDDSVLSGGKDDDEQGKGEVNRMDAGEDNVTEQTHHIIIPSYAAWFDYNSIHEIERRALPEFFNGKNKSKTPEIYLAYRNFMIDTYRLNPQEYLTSTSCRRNLTGDVCAIMRVHAFLEQWGLVNYQVDAESRPLPMGPPPTPHFTVLADTPSGLIPLNHRPPPIPPPQPMPNFADKSKDKAIDLQNFGLRPDLYKKNAKQGKGGGTTREWTEQETLLLLEALEMFKDDWNKVSEHVGSRTQDECILHFLRLPIEDPYLESTETSLGPLAYQPIPFSQSGNPVMSTVAFLASVVDPRVASAAAKAALEEFSRVREEVPAELVEAHVKKVQEAARSTGKVDPTFGLESSGIAGTAPEEPEKTETAEPEKMETDSDSQQADKAEMKDEAEKPSESAEKSDKTESTEKVKKEGAEGSEHEQEKEEEGETKTASADKDKDETMDTSSSDQEKEKEEKTATEEGEEKQKKLEHDIGEGNIATAAAAALASAATKAKHLAAVEERKIKSLVALLVETQMKKLEIKLRHFEELETIMDREKEALELQRQQLLTERQAFHMEQLKYAEMKARQQMEQQAAAAAAAAAQAQGQGSGPGPHPGPPPHGMHHGGPPPHHGGPPTAHHGGPPPHHGGPPPHHGGPPPGAAMHPGFPPMGHHPMAPHHPGQTGPMEPGQPMPGRMLSAPPSAGPPPGGMPPMMPPRHPGAPNGMYPGPPPAQPEAIPPAPVAPPAPPSGRVSDN encoded by the exons ATGGCGACGTCGGCGACAGCAGCAGGCGGGACGGGCTCAGGCGGAGGAGCGGCGGGTCTGGTCGGCGGCGGAACGGCGGTAGCCCGAAAGAAAGACGGCGGTCCTTCTACGAAATTTTGGGAAAGTTCGGAAACGATTTCTCAGCTTGAGACGGTGCGACTTTGGATCGGAAAGCACTACAAGAAG CATGTCCAGAATGACTCTCCATCCAGTAAGTCCCTGGCTGGCCTGGTGGTCCAACTGCTTCAGTTTCAAGAGGATGCGTTTGGACGCAGGGTCAACAATCCTCCTCTTACCAAGCTACCT GCCAAATGTTTCCTTGATTTCAAGGCAGGAGGAACTCTCTGTCACATCTTGGGATCAGTATACAAGTATAAAAGTGAGCAGGGCTG GAGGAGATTTGACCTGCAAAATCCGTCTCGGATGGACCGGAATGTGGAAATGTTcctaaatgttgaaaaacaccTGGTCCAG AATAACTGCCTGACACGGCCCCTCGTCTACCTGTCGCCAGAAATTGAACAGAAGCAGGTCAGCAAACTCAAAGACATCATCAAGAGGCACCAG GGTTCAGTCACTGATGACAAGTCAAAGGCAACTCATCACATTCACCCATCTTTGACACAGCAGGAAGACG aGGAGTGGCTGCGTCCGGTCATGAGGAAGGACAAGCAGGTCCTTGTTCACTGGGGCTTCTACCCAGACAG TTATGACACCTGGGTATCCGCTGGTGAGGTGGATGGTGATGTGGAAGATCCTCCCAGCTCTGAGAAACCCTGGAAG GTTCATGCCAAGTGGGTTTTAGACACAGATGCCTTCAATGAGTGGATGAATGAGGAAGACTATGAGCTGGACGAAAACAAAAAGCCTGTCAGCTTCCGACAGAAAATCTTCCCCAAAGAGGAGGAG TCTTCCCGTACACCCGATCGCAAGGAGCGCAAGGCAAACTCTGCTGGCAAGAAGAGGAGACGCTCGCCCTCGCCGCCCAGCACTCCAGCCGAGTCCcgaaaaaaaggaggaaagaaggg GAACCCAGGGCCTCACTGGAAGCGACGGGGacacagaggagaggaagaggacacTGAGGAGGACATGACGAAGGACATGGATGATTCCTCTGCCGGCGCCAGCATGGAGGATGGTGTGTCCAAGAATG ATGACATGGAGGATGATTCGGTGCTGTCCGGTGGAAAG GATGATGATGAACAAGGCAAAGGAGAAGTCAATCGGATGGATGCTGGAGAGGACAATGTAACTGAACAGACTCATCATATCATCATTCCCAGTTATGCTGCCTGGTTCGACTACAACAG CATCCATGAGATTGAGAGGAGAGCTCTTCCAGAGTTCTTTAATGGGAAGAACAAATCCAAAACTCCAGAAAT ATACCTGGCCTATCGTAACTTCATGATTGACACTTATCGGCTGAACCCTCAAGAGTACCTGACCTCCACTTCCTGTCGCAGAAACCTGACTGGGGACGTCTGTGCCATCATGAG GGTTCATGCATTCCTGGAGCAGTGGGGTTTGGTAAATTACCAGGTGGATGCTGAGAGTCGGCCGTTACCCATGGGCCCCCCTCCCACGCCCCACTTCACTGTGCTGGCTGACACTCCCTCTGGCCTCATTCCCCTCAACCACCGGCCTCCACCT ATTCCTCCTCCTCAGCCAATGCCCAACTTTGCAGATAAGTCCAAAGACAAAGCAATTGACTTGCAGAACTTTGGCCTCCGCCCTGACCTCTACAAGAAAAACGCCAAA CAGGGAAAGGGAGGCGGTACCACCAGAGAATGGACTGAGCAAGAGACTCTACTACTGCTTGAG GCCCTGGAAATGTTTAAAGACGACTGGAACAAAGTGTCGGAGCATGTTGGTTCACGCACCCAAGATGAATGTATCCTGCACTTCCTGCGGCTGCCCATTGAAGATCCTTACCTCGAGAGCACAGAAACGTCTCTGGGTCCTCTGGCCTACCAGCCCATTCCCTTCAGCCAGTCTGGAAACCCAGTAATGAGCACAGTCGCCTTCCTGGCCTCTGTGGTGGATCCCAGAGTGGCATCTGCTGCAGCCAAGGCAGCTTTAG AGGAGTTTTCTCGCGTGCGTGAGGAAGTTCCTGCTGAGTTGGTGGAAGCTCACGTCAAGAAGGTCCAGGAGGCAGCAAGGAGCACCGGCAAGGTGGACCCCACCTTCGGCCTGGAGAGCAGCGGCATCGCAGGAACCGCACCAGAGGAGCCCGAAAAAACAG AAACCGCAGAACCAGAAAAGATGGAAACAGATTCGGACTCCCAACAGGCTGATAAG gctgAGATGAAGGACGAGGCGGAAAAGCCCAGTGAGTCGGCAGAGAAAAGCGACAAGACGGAGAGCACGGAAAAGGTGAAGAAGGAGGGAGCAGAGGGATCAGAGCATGAacaggagaaggaggaagaaggagAGACCAAAACAGCTTCAGCAG ATAAAGATAAGGATGAAACTATGGACACCTCATCTTCAGATcaagagaaggaaaaagagGAGAAGACAGCTACCgaggagggagaggaaaagcagaagaagTTGGAGCATGACATTGGAGAGGGAAACATCGCTACAGCGGCCGCTGCTGCTCTCGCTTCTGCAGCCACCAAAGCCAAG CACTTGGCAGCAGTTGAAGAAAGGAAAATTAAGTCCCTGGTTGCTCTGCTGGTGGAAACCCAGATGAAGAAGTTGGAAATCAAGCTGAGGCACTTCGAAGAGCTAGAGACCATCATGGACCGCGAAAAGGAAGCT CTGGAGCTTCAGCGGCAGCAGCTCCTCACCGAGCGCCAGGCGTTCCACATGGAGCAGCTAAAATACGCTGAGATGAAGGCCAGACAACAGATGGAGCAGCaagccgccgccgctgctgctgcagccgccCAGGCTCAAGGTCAGGGCTCTGGACCTGGACCCCACCCCGGTCCCCCTCCACACGGTATGCATCACGGCGGACCCCCGCCCCACCACGGCGGCCCTCCTACTGCTCACCATGGAGGACCACCGCCCCACCACGGCGGGCCTCCTCCCCACCATGGAGGACCGCCACCAGGTGCTGCAATGCATCCTGGGTTCCCTCCAATGGGCCACCATCCCATGGCCCCCCACCACCCAGGAcagacag GACCGATGGAACCGGGTCAGCCCATGCCGGGACGGATGCTGTCCGCTCCGCCTTCTGCCGGACCGCCACCAGGGGGCATGCCTCCCATGATGCCCCCACGTCACCCTGGAGCCCCCAATGGCATGT ATCCTGGCCCCCCACCTGCACAACCAGAGGCGATTCCTCCAGCTCCTGTGGCTCCTCCAGCGCCCCCAAGTGGCCGGGTGTCTGATAATTAA